The Anopheles coluzzii chromosome 2, AcolN3, whole genome shotgun sequence genome window below encodes:
- the LOC120950792 gene encoding protein sidekick-2-like yields MTNLVNTNLGFIVYGLIFASFYGSATRIFDIENIPVVKYVAVAGRNVTISCPGVNEHSLIDTLIWKTTQTVAEYVNGSPLVNNPRITLLPGNFSLHISPTSSADTAEYTCLFNDRHSPEAIADLLVQDVPDPPGRPLVVSFTSRSVDLSWAHSQDARNAPVTNFIIETRVGENGDWNQVPPIYTKSHLTTYQVTELLPFTVYSFRIIAVNELGHSTPSKESYYFVTLREAPTGKPVTTIAHNTSATSVYISWKPPPPDTILGEFLGYRITYRTRDRHPDDVKEIYIRDSTVESHEIHNLETYTQYLVSIQVFNPEGLGPPTTVLVMTDEGVPTKPRNLSVLEITSTTIRISWLEPEKRNGVIHGYRVYYVYQNQTLLHLPILKNDAAQNSVFYYTLTNLKPFTDYRIIVTAFTLKYDGEPSEVSLRTDVGGPSPPKVLNLTCHSLDTLFFSWRIPRVYHSSIDFYIVNYRNLEYDDTHEIRISANASIVETSMVIPNLTTNSAYEVKVRGATVSTVNPKKVVLGTYCEPIKIALRANCEQYQPPPLRHNPYVDQELVILAGIVIGCFGLLLIILAIVLWRKCFHASYHEAGDQRPSERTDHKPTVQSNGWKTSCDSNGIVQTSIPSEEYINGQQQAMIDRFHR; encoded by the exons ATGACTAATCTCGTTAATACCAACCTGGGATTTATTGTCTATGGATTAATTTTTGCTTCGTTCTACGGCAGCGCAACGCGGATATTCG ATATTGAAAACATCCCGGTCGTTAAATACGTAGCGGTGGCCGGCCGGAACGTTACCATCAGCTGTCCTGGAGTGAACGAGCACTCGCTAATCGATACGCTCATTTGGAAAACCACACAAACCGTAGCCGAGTACGTTAATGGGTCGCCGCTGGTAAACAACCCGAGG ATCACACTGCTGCCGGGCAACTTTAGCTTGCACATCAGTCCAACCAGCTCGGCCGATACGGCCGAGTACACCTGTCTGTTCAACGACCGGCACAGTCCGGAAGCGATAGCGGATCTGCTAGTGCAAG ACGTGCCGGATCCTCCTGGGCGACCGCTGGTGGTAAGCTTCACGTCACGTTCCGTCGATTTATCGTGGGCCCACTCGCAGGACGCACGGAACGCACCGGTTACGAATTTCATCATCGAAACAAG GGTCGGTGAAAATGGAGACTGGAATCAGGTGCCACCGATCTACACTAAATCACATCTAACCACGTACCAGGTGACGGAACTGCTACCCTTCACCGTGTACAGCTTTCGTATCATTGCCGTTAATGAGCTGGGACATAGTACACCCTCGAAGGAGTCGTACTACTTCGTGACGCTGCGGGAAG CACCGACCGGCAAGCCGGTAACGACGATAGCGCACAACACATCCGCCACCTCGGTGTACATCTCCTGGAAGCCGCCGCCACCGGACACGATTCTGGGCGAGTTTCTTGGCTACCGCATAACGTACCGTACGCGGGACCGCCATCCGGACGACGTGAAGGAGATTTACATTCGCGACAGCACCGTCGAG AGCCACGAGATACACAACCTGGAAACGTACACGCAGTATCTGGTGTCGATACAGGTGTTTAATCCCGAGGGATTAGGCCCACCGACGACCGTGCTGGTGATGACCGACGAAGGTG TACCGACCAAACCGAGAAACCTGAGCGTGCTGGAAATCACGTCAACGACGATCCGCATCAGCTGGCTCGAGCCGGAAAAACGGAACGGTGTCATCCACGGGTACCGGGTGTATTACGTCTACCAGAATCAAACGCTGCTCCATCTGCCAATCCTGAAGAACGATGCGGCCCAAAACTCGGTCTTCTACTACACGCTGACAAATCTGA AGCCCTTCACGGATTACCGGATCATAGTGACAGCTTTCACGCTAAAGTACGACGGCGAACCGTCGGAGGTGTCGCTGCGCACGGACGTCGGTGGGCCGAGCCCACCGAAGGTGCTGAACCTCACCTGCCACTCGCTCGACACGCTCTTCTTCAGCTGGCGGATACCGCGCGTCTACCATTCGTCGATCGATTTCTACATCGTCAACTACCGCAATCTGGAGTACGACGATACGCACGAGATACGCATCTCGGCCAACGCGTCCATCGTCGAGACGTCG ATGGTTATTCCCAACCTGACGACGAACAGTGCGTACGAGGTGAAGGTTCGCGGGGCGACCGTAAGCACGGTGAATCCGAAAAAGGTTGTCCTCGGCACCTATTGTGAACCGATAAAG ATTGCACTCCGGGCGAATTGCGAACAGTATCAGCCGCCTCCGCTGAGACACAATCCGTACGTCGATCAGGAGCTTGTCATACTGGCCGGTATCGTGATCGGGTGTTTCGGGCTGCTGCTCATCATACTGGCGATAGTGCTGTGGAG GAAATGTTTCCACGCGTCGTACCACGAGGCCGGCGATCAGCGACCATCGGAACGGACCGACCATAAACCGACGGTCCAATCGAATGGGTGGAAAACGTCCTGCGATTCGAACGGTATCGTGCAAACGTCGATACCCTCCGAGGAGTACATCAACGGACAGCAGCAGGCGATGATCGATCGGTTCCATCGCTAG